In Alicyclobacillus macrosporangiidus CPP55, a single window of DNA contains:
- the murG gene encoding undecaprenyldiphospho-muramoylpentapeptide beta-N-acetylglucosaminyltransferase, giving the protein MRVVLTGGGTGGHIYPAIALWRRMARELGQLDVLYIGSERGLERDIVPRQGLSFAAIPAAGLKRELSPAAVRTLVTTWRGYRQAHRLLRSFRPDVVVGTGGYVTLPVVFAASRRGIPSVVWEGNARPGLTNQLCARRAHAVAVSFPDSERWFPRARRVVVTGNPRASEVLDVSLDRVAAAQREYGLDPDRKLVVCFAGSRGAETVNQVVMELLPRFADRPQWQLLYVTGGAHYDEVEEKVRRGVGQVPGNVRLVPFVHDMPPVLRQAEVVVTRAGSSTLAEICALGLAAVLIPSPYVTANHQEENAMRLAERGAAFVIRERELSADRLWEVLTRVLDGGEGARLRHAARALATPRAVDDLFELVMEAASAKR; this is encoded by the coding sequence ATGCGCGTGGTCTTGACGGGCGGCGGTACAGGGGGGCACATTTACCCGGCCATCGCCCTGTGGCGCCGCATGGCGCGCGAACTGGGCCAGCTGGACGTGTTGTACATCGGCTCAGAGCGCGGCTTGGAACGGGACATCGTGCCGCGCCAGGGATTATCCTTTGCCGCCATCCCGGCGGCGGGCCTGAAGCGGGAATTGAGCCCAGCCGCCGTGCGGACCCTGGTGACGACCTGGCGCGGATACCGGCAAGCGCATCGGCTGCTGCGCAGCTTTCGCCCGGATGTGGTGGTGGGCACCGGCGGATATGTGACATTGCCGGTGGTCTTCGCCGCCAGCAGGCGCGGGATCCCGTCAGTGGTGTGGGAGGGCAACGCGCGCCCGGGCTTGACCAATCAATTGTGCGCCCGCCGCGCTCATGCGGTGGCAGTCTCGTTTCCGGATAGCGAACGCTGGTTTCCGCGCGCCCGGCGGGTGGTCGTGACGGGCAATCCGCGGGCGAGCGAGGTGCTCGACGTCAGCCTCGACCGCGTGGCGGCGGCACAACGCGAATATGGTTTGGATCCGGACCGCAAGCTGGTGGTGTGCTTCGCGGGCAGCCGAGGTGCCGAGACGGTCAACCAAGTGGTGATGGAACTGCTGCCGCGTTTCGCGGACCGTCCGCAGTGGCAGCTGCTGTACGTCACCGGCGGGGCGCACTACGATGAAGTCGAGGAGAAGGTTCGGCGCGGCGTGGGCCAGGTCCCCGGCAATGTGCGCCTCGTTCCGTTCGTGCACGACATGCCGCCGGTGCTGCGTCAGGCGGAGGTGGTGGTCACACGGGCCGGCAGCTCGACGCTGGCGGAGATCTGCGCGCTCGGGCTGGCGGCTGTCCTCATCCCCTCCCCGTATGTCACCGCGAATCATCAAGAGGAAAATGCCATGCGGCTTGCGGAACGGGGAGCGGCTTTCGTGATCCGCGAGCGGGAACTGTCCGCGGACCGGCTGTGGGAGGTATTGACCCGTGTGTTGGATGGCGGAGAGGGTGCCCGCTTGCGTCACGCCGCACGGGCCCTGGCCACACCCCGGGCGGTGGACGACCTCTTTGAACTGGTGATGGAAGCGGCGTCTGCGAAGCGTTGA
- the spoVE gene encoding stage V sporulation protein E, with translation MQRAWEKFDIVIVAVTLVLLGMGLVMVHSASSVISAQKFHDAFFYAKRQLLWAGLGLGSMFTLANFDYHRLRRYAPHIAALSFLFLAVVLIPGVGQIRGGSRAWLGIGTFGIQPSEFAKLGLILFLSHYLADARDRMYSFWRGFLPPLLLALTAVGLIMLEPDLGQSVVIMGTTVILLFAAGARVAHLAGLAGLGLVGFAGLVAAAPYRINRILAFLDPWQDPLGNGYQVIQSLYALGSGGLVGLGLGNSHQKYLYLPEPQTDFVFAILGEELGFLGCAAVLSLFAVLVWRGFRTAMFAPDDFGALLASGITGMIAVQVLINVGVVTGSIPATGITLPFISFGGSSLTLMLTGVGILLNISRQSAYRVA, from the coding sequence TTGCAACGCGCCTGGGAGAAGTTTGACATCGTGATCGTCGCCGTGACCCTGGTTCTCCTCGGCATGGGCCTCGTGATGGTGCACAGCGCCAGTTCCGTGATCTCCGCGCAGAAATTTCACGACGCGTTTTTTTACGCCAAGCGTCAACTCCTGTGGGCCGGCCTAGGGCTCGGATCGATGTTTACCCTGGCCAATTTCGACTATCACCGCTTACGCCGGTACGCCCCTCACATCGCCGCATTGAGCTTCCTGTTCTTGGCCGTCGTCCTCATCCCGGGCGTGGGGCAGATCCGCGGGGGTTCCCGCGCTTGGCTCGGCATCGGAACGTTCGGCATCCAGCCGTCCGAGTTTGCGAAACTAGGGCTCATCCTGTTTCTCTCCCACTACCTGGCGGACGCCAGAGACCGCATGTACAGTTTTTGGCGCGGTTTTCTCCCCCCGCTGTTGCTCGCGCTGACCGCGGTCGGGCTGATCATGCTCGAGCCGGATCTGGGGCAGAGCGTCGTCATCATGGGCACCACGGTGATCCTCCTGTTCGCGGCAGGTGCCCGCGTCGCCCACCTTGCGGGCCTGGCCGGCCTCGGCCTGGTGGGATTCGCGGGTCTGGTGGCGGCCGCGCCATACCGGATCAACCGAATCCTCGCGTTCCTCGACCCGTGGCAGGACCCTCTAGGTAATGGATACCAGGTCATTCAATCCCTGTACGCCCTGGGCTCAGGTGGCTTGGTTGGGCTCGGGCTGGGGAACAGCCATCAGAAGTACCTGTACCTCCCGGAACCTCAGACGGATTTCGTCTTCGCCATCCTCGGCGAGGAGCTCGGGTTCCTCGGTTGTGCCGCCGTGTTGTCCCTATTCGCCGTGTTGGTGTGGCGCGGGTTTCGCACGGCGATGTTCGCCCCGGACGATTTTGGCGCCCTCTTGGCGAGCGGGATCACCGGCATGATCGCCGTGCAGGTGCTGATCAACGTCGGCGTGGTGACCGGGTCCATCCCGGCCACGGGGATCACGTTGCCGTTCATCAGCTTCGGCGGCTCCTCGCTCACCCTGATGCTGACCGGCGTCGGCATCCTCCTCAACATCTCCCGCCAGTCTGCGTACCGAGTCGCCTGA
- the murD gene encoding UDP-N-acetylmuramoyl-L-alanine--D-glutamate ligase, producing MELAGKRVLVIGLARSGEAVARLLLQRGCRVTVNDGRERKADEPEAESLEAMGATVLFGGHPLSLLDERPDFIVKNPGIPYAVPLLREAQRRGIPIYTEIEVASWVTRAPIVAITGSNGKTTTTTLVGDMLAEAGLSPMVAGNIGRVFAGVVDQVRPEQPVVLEVSSFQLAGVETFRPRVAALLNLYPAHLDYHGTFESYADAKWRMFKNMTGDDVAVLNADQQLLRERAKTLSCRVAWFSRRERVAEGACIEDGEVVVYGRGQRRPVLPVNAIALRGEHNLENALAACAIAVAAGASPSDCAAVLRRFRGVEHRLEFVRDVGGVAYYNDSKSTNPTAALQALRAFEGRIVWIAGGLNRGDDFSPLVPEVQRRVKAAVVLGQTGPALATVCRAAGVPAVEPVQAIEQAVLAAARLAEPGDVVLLSPACASWDMFSSFEERGRIFKEAVHRL from the coding sequence ATGGAATTGGCGGGTAAACGCGTATTGGTGATAGGTTTGGCGCGCAGCGGCGAGGCCGTGGCGCGCCTTCTTCTGCAGCGCGGCTGCCGGGTGACCGTCAATGACGGGCGCGAGCGCAAGGCGGACGAGCCCGAGGCCGAATCACTGGAGGCGATGGGGGCCACTGTCCTGTTCGGCGGCCACCCGCTGTCGCTGCTCGACGAGCGGCCGGATTTCATCGTCAAGAACCCGGGCATCCCGTACGCCGTGCCGCTGCTGCGCGAAGCGCAGCGGCGAGGGATCCCCATTTACACGGAAATTGAGGTGGCCTCTTGGGTGACCCGGGCGCCTATCGTGGCCATCACCGGATCGAACGGCAAGACGACCACCACGACGCTCGTCGGGGATATGCTGGCGGAGGCGGGCCTGTCGCCGATGGTCGCGGGCAACATCGGCCGCGTGTTCGCCGGGGTGGTCGATCAGGTCCGCCCCGAGCAACCGGTGGTGTTGGAGGTGTCGAGCTTCCAGCTGGCAGGGGTGGAGACGTTTCGGCCGCGCGTGGCGGCGCTGCTCAATCTGTACCCGGCCCACCTCGACTACCACGGTACTTTCGAGTCGTACGCCGACGCCAAGTGGCGGATGTTCAAAAACATGACCGGGGATGACGTCGCGGTGCTCAACGCGGACCAGCAACTATTGCGTGAGCGGGCGAAGACCCTGTCCTGCCGGGTGGCCTGGTTCAGCCGGCGAGAGCGCGTAGCGGAGGGGGCGTGCATCGAGGACGGCGAGGTGGTGGTCTACGGACGGGGCCAGCGCCGGCCGGTGCTGCCGGTGAACGCCATCGCCCTGCGGGGCGAGCACAACCTGGAGAACGCCCTGGCCGCGTGCGCCATCGCGGTGGCAGCGGGGGCATCCCCTTCCGACTGCGCGGCGGTGCTCAGGCGTTTCCGCGGAGTCGAGCACCGGCTGGAGTTCGTGCGCGATGTCGGAGGGGTTGCCTATTACAACGACTCGAAATCCACCAATCCCACTGCCGCGCTTCAGGCGCTCCGGGCATTCGAAGGGCGGATTGTGTGGATCGCCGGGGGACTCAATCGGGGAGACGATTTTTCGCCGTTGGTGCCAGAAGTCCAGCGTCGCGTGAAGGCCGCGGTGGTCCTTGGCCAGACCGGCCCCGCGCTGGCCACGGTGTGCCGGGCGGCAGGCGTCCCTGCCGTGGAGCCGGTGCAGGCCATCGAGCAGGCGGTGCTGGCGGCCGCCCGCCTCGCTGAACCGGGCGACGTGGTTCTCCTGTCTCCGGCGTGTGCGAGTTGGGATATGTTTTCCTCCTTTGAGGAGCGGGGGCGCATCTTCAAGGAAGCCGTGCATAGATTATAA
- the mraY gene encoding phospho-N-acetylmuramoyl-pentapeptide-transferase — translation MDMQALLLTAAAALAISVLLGPICIPILHRLKFGQRIREEGPKHHQTKAGTPTMGGVMIVCAVLLTTMKFAANSVEMALLLLATVAFGAIGFIDDFIKVVKKRNLGLTARQKLALQVLATLAVFAVLWWHWTQIGQPFQVAVPFTDIVIPLGAAYGVFLLLILLATTNAVNLTDGLDGLLAGTAATVFAAYALYALWHTEYDVSLFCTAMFGALLGFLVFNRHPAKVFMGDTGSLAIGGALAMVAVLTHSELGLILMGLVFVVETLSVIIQVFSFQVFGRRVFRMSPLHHHFELAGWSEWEVVIGFWLASFLCAFGGLALLTH, via the coding sequence GTGGACATGCAGGCCCTGCTGTTGACGGCGGCGGCGGCGCTGGCCATCTCGGTGCTGCTCGGCCCCATCTGCATCCCCATCCTGCACCGGTTGAAGTTCGGCCAGCGGATCCGCGAGGAGGGTCCGAAGCACCACCAGACGAAGGCGGGTACCCCCACGATGGGCGGGGTGATGATAGTCTGCGCGGTGCTCCTGACGACGATGAAATTCGCGGCCAACAGCGTGGAGATGGCCCTTTTACTGTTGGCGACCGTGGCGTTCGGGGCCATCGGCTTCATCGACGATTTCATCAAAGTGGTCAAGAAACGGAATCTCGGCCTGACGGCCAGACAGAAGCTGGCCTTGCAGGTGTTGGCGACACTGGCCGTGTTCGCGGTGTTGTGGTGGCATTGGACGCAGATTGGTCAACCCTTCCAGGTGGCGGTGCCTTTCACCGACATCGTCATCCCGCTCGGGGCCGCCTACGGCGTGTTCTTGTTGTTGATCCTGCTCGCGACGACCAACGCTGTCAACCTGACGGACGGGTTGGACGGGCTGTTGGCCGGCACCGCCGCGACCGTGTTCGCAGCCTATGCGTTATACGCCCTGTGGCATACGGAATACGATGTGTCGCTGTTCTGCACCGCGATGTTCGGTGCCCTGCTCGGTTTTCTGGTGTTCAACCGGCACCCGGCAAAGGTGTTCATGGGTGACACCGGGTCGCTGGCCATCGGCGGCGCGCTGGCGATGGTGGCGGTGCTCACCCACAGCGAACTGGGGCTCATTCTGATGGGCCTGGTGTTCGTGGTCGAGACGCTGTCGGTGATCATCCAGGTGTTTTCTTTTCAGGTGTTCGGGCGGCGGGTGTTTCGCATGAGCCCGCTGCATCACCACTTCGAACTCGCCGGGTGGTCGGAGTGGGAAGTGGTGATCGGCTTTTGGCTGGCGTCATTTCTGTGTGCGTTCGGCGGCTTGGCGCTGTTGACGCACTGA
- a CDS encoding UDP-N-acetylmuramoyl-L-alanyl-D-glutamate--2,6-diaminopimelate ligase has translation MQLQTLIRPLLKRTWIHPADVEITSLTADSRSVEPGALFIAIRGYTVDGHDFAAEAVRRGARALLVERPLDLPVTQVVVPDTRLASAIVADVFYRHPSRRLQVIGVTGTSGKTTVTHLIEHVLHQAGYVTGLYGTVGKRIAGVTEEVVNTTPEAVELQAVLHEMAERGCRYGIMEVSSHALELRRVAGTRYHIAVFTNLSQDHLDFHGTMDSYRMAKGKLFSRLGNVYGDDPASQSFAVLNADDEASAYMAAQTVVECVTYGIEREADVRATDVQVRPDGVRFHVRSFAGEADVAMRLTGRFNVYNALAALSVALIEGISLPDAAAALAQVRGVPGRLERVGEGYPVTVLVDYSHKPDSLEKALATVREFSDGRLWCVVGCGGDRDRGKRPVMARIACDWSDEVLLTSDNPRTEDPERILDDMVSGVADRRGWRRITDRATAIRTAIAEAAPGDVVFIAGKGHETYQIIGREKIHFDDREVARAALRDRFGEAAGRKEG, from the coding sequence TTGCAACTTCAGACCCTGATTCGCCCGTTGCTCAAACGGACTTGGATTCATCCGGCGGATGTGGAGATCACATCGCTGACGGCCGATTCGCGCTCGGTCGAGCCAGGGGCGCTGTTCATCGCCATCCGGGGCTACACCGTGGACGGGCACGACTTCGCAGCCGAGGCTGTCCGGCGAGGCGCGCGCGCGCTGTTGGTCGAACGGCCGCTGGACCTGCCGGTGACGCAGGTGGTGGTGCCGGACACGCGTTTGGCGTCGGCCATCGTCGCCGACGTGTTCTACCGACACCCGTCTCGGCGGCTGCAGGTGATCGGCGTCACGGGGACCAGCGGCAAGACGACGGTCACGCATCTGATTGAGCATGTCCTCCACCAAGCCGGCTACGTCACCGGCCTGTACGGCACGGTCGGCAAGCGGATCGCCGGTGTCACCGAAGAGGTGGTCAACACCACGCCGGAGGCGGTGGAACTGCAGGCGGTGCTGCACGAGATGGCCGAACGCGGCTGCCGGTACGGCATCATGGAGGTGTCGTCGCACGCCCTGGAGTTGCGCCGGGTGGCGGGGACGCGTTACCATATCGCCGTGTTCACCAATCTGTCCCAGGATCACCTGGATTTCCACGGGACCATGGACAGCTACCGGATGGCCAAGGGCAAGCTGTTCTCGCGCCTCGGCAACGTCTACGGAGACGATCCCGCGAGCCAGTCCTTCGCCGTGCTCAACGCCGACGACGAGGCGAGCGCCTACATGGCGGCGCAGACGGTGGTCGAGTGCGTCACCTACGGGATCGAACGGGAGGCGGACGTGCGGGCGACCGACGTGCAGGTGCGCCCAGATGGGGTCCGGTTTCATGTGCGCTCGTTCGCAGGCGAGGCGGACGTGGCGATGCGCCTGACGGGGCGCTTTAACGTCTACAACGCCCTCGCGGCGCTCTCAGTGGCGTTGATTGAAGGCATTTCGCTTCCGGACGCAGCGGCGGCCCTCGCTCAGGTGCGCGGCGTCCCGGGGCGCCTGGAGCGCGTGGGAGAAGGCTATCCGGTGACCGTGCTCGTCGATTACTCCCACAAGCCCGACAGCCTGGAAAAGGCCCTGGCGACCGTGCGTGAGTTCTCGGACGGGCGCCTGTGGTGCGTGGTGGGCTGCGGCGGCGACCGCGACCGCGGGAAGCGTCCCGTGATGGCCCGGATCGCCTGCGATTGGAGTGACGAGGTCCTTTTGACGAGCGACAACCCGCGCACAGAGGATCCGGAGCGGATTCTCGACGACATGGTTTCGGGCGTGGCGGACCGGAGGGGATGGCGGCGCATCACCGACCGGGCCACTGCCATCCGCACGGCGATCGCGGAGGCCGCGCCGGGCGACGTCGTCTTCATCGCCGGGAAAGGGCACGAGACCTATCAGATCATCGGCCGTGAGAAGATCCATTTCGACGATCGCGAGGTGGCCCGGGCGGCCCTGCGGGACCGTTTCGGGGAGGCGGCCGGGCGCAAGGAGGGATGA
- a CDS encoding stage V sporulation protein D has translation MRRRFVLLMLGLITAIGALIARLAYIQTVQSPWLTQRAYDLWRRDIPLEGKRGSILDRNGKVLTYTATAPTVIAVPRQVKDKDAAAAKLASVLGMPEQKVRDLLGRRQLLVYLAPGDRRITEAQAEAVRALGIPGVYISEKGKRVYPFGTLAAQVLGITGADNQGITGIEKQYDSVLQGQRGSITLFAQANGERMPDTGEQYVPPVDGQDVQLTLDVGIQQFVEREIEQAVAEYTPDRATAIVEDPKTGEILAMANYPSFDPSHWQDFPPNTYNQNLAIWQTFEPGSTFKVVTLSAALQEGKVNLNDRFYDPGYYEVAGHRIKCWKAGGHGSESFLNVVENSCNPGFIALGERLGKQTLFSYIRKFGFGSKTGIDLPGEGNGILFKLNQVGPLELATTAFGQGVSVTPIQQVMAVGAVANGGLLMQPHVVKAILDHETGEVVKTVDPAVVRRVISEQTAAQVRQALESVVANGSGTNAYVEGYRVAGKTGTAQVAKNGRYEPGHYIVSFIGMAPADDPKLVAYIAIDNPHPKDRPVFGGQIAAPIVGRILADSLAYLGVPKSTQGLPKKPKWNDTPTVEVPNFVGMTLDQARRAALASGAQLQTEVQGNGKYVIWQSPQAGQKVPDGSTIRLYLGNVKPSG, from the coding sequence ATGCGGCGGCGCTTCGTCCTGTTGATGCTCGGCCTGATCACCGCCATCGGGGCGTTGATCGCCCGCCTGGCGTACATCCAGACCGTGCAGTCGCCGTGGCTGACCCAGCGGGCGTACGACCTGTGGCGGCGAGACATCCCGCTGGAGGGCAAGCGCGGCTCCATCCTCGACCGCAACGGGAAGGTCCTGACCTACACCGCGACGGCGCCGACCGTGATCGCCGTGCCGCGCCAGGTCAAGGACAAGGACGCCGCGGCGGCCAAGCTGGCCTCCGTGCTTGGGATGCCGGAGCAGAAGGTGCGGGATCTGCTCGGCCGGCGCCAACTGCTGGTGTACCTGGCGCCGGGCGACAGGCGGATCACGGAGGCGCAGGCGGAGGCGGTCCGGGCCCTCGGGATCCCGGGGGTGTACATCAGCGAAAAGGGGAAACGAGTGTACCCGTTCGGGACCCTGGCGGCGCAGGTGCTCGGCATCACCGGGGCGGACAACCAGGGCATCACCGGGATCGAAAAACAGTACGACAGCGTCCTGCAGGGCCAGCGGGGATCCATCACCCTGTTCGCGCAGGCCAACGGCGAACGGATGCCGGACACGGGGGAGCAGTACGTGCCGCCTGTGGATGGCCAGGACGTGCAGCTGACACTGGACGTGGGGATCCAACAGTTCGTCGAGCGGGAGATCGAGCAGGCGGTGGCAGAATACACCCCGGACCGGGCGACGGCCATCGTCGAGGACCCGAAGACCGGCGAGATCCTCGCCATGGCGAACTATCCGAGTTTCGATCCAAGCCACTGGCAGGACTTCCCACCCAACACATACAACCAAAACCTGGCCATTTGGCAGACGTTTGAGCCCGGGTCGACCTTCAAGGTCGTCACCCTGTCGGCTGCCCTTCAGGAGGGCAAGGTAAACCTCAACGACCGTTTCTACGATCCCGGCTACTACGAGGTAGCTGGACACCGCATCAAGTGCTGGAAGGCGGGCGGGCACGGCTCGGAGTCGTTCCTCAACGTCGTGGAGAACTCCTGCAACCCGGGCTTCATCGCGCTCGGCGAACGGCTGGGCAAGCAGACCCTGTTCTCATACATCCGCAAGTTTGGGTTCGGGTCGAAGACGGGGATCGACCTGCCGGGAGAGGGCAACGGCATCCTCTTCAAGCTGAATCAGGTGGGCCCCCTCGAGCTGGCGACCACCGCGTTCGGACAGGGCGTATCGGTCACCCCCATCCAGCAGGTGATGGCCGTCGGGGCGGTGGCCAACGGCGGGCTCTTGATGCAGCCGCACGTCGTCAAGGCCATCCTCGACCACGAGACCGGCGAGGTGGTCAAGACCGTCGACCCGGCGGTGGTACGACGGGTGATCTCCGAGCAGACTGCTGCCCAGGTGCGGCAGGCGCTGGAGAGCGTCGTCGCCAACGGCAGCGGGACCAACGCGTACGTCGAGGGCTACCGGGTGGCCGGCAAGACGGGGACGGCGCAGGTGGCGAAAAACGGGCGCTATGAGCCAGGTCATTACATCGTCTCGTTCATCGGGATGGCTCCGGCGGACGATCCGAAACTGGTCGCGTACATCGCCATCGACAATCCGCATCCGAAGGATCGGCCGGTGTTCGGCGGGCAGATTGCGGCGCCGATCGTCGGGCGCATTCTGGCGGACAGCCTGGCCTACCTCGGCGTGCCGAAGAGCACTCAGGGGTTGCCGAAGAAGCCCAAGTGGAACGACACTCCGACGGTGGAGGTGCCGAACTTCGTCGGCATGACGCTCGATCAGGCCAGACGGGCCGCTCTGGCCAGCGGGGCCCAACTTCAGACGGAGGTGCAGGGCAACGGCAAATACGTGATCTGGCAATCGCCTCAGGCGGGCCAGAAGGTGCCGGACGGATCGACCATCCGGCTGTATCTGGGGAACGTCAAACCGTCCGGCTGA
- a CDS encoding penicillin-binding protein encodes MRHTQGEPRLQRGSRRHRRRVIWMQALSVLAVGGVAVRILYVQGAFGPKLLTQAAEVQHATQPVLAQRGELLDRNGHRLAYDVPAYLLDIRTGGFSDLSQLAGQLSPILGKPANQVLGVLQRSPHWVRWPEPVLQPAKDQILQAIGKAHLQDVTFTPTQERFYPYGDFASNTLGYVNRDGVGAAGLEAQYNSVLSGHDGEMTYAKDNWGFPLQTTVQVTKSPEPGQNVELTIDETIQGFVESKMNELVDKYHPEHAAIIITDPNTGEILGMASRPSYDPNHYATADPKALSDNWAVNDAFEPGSTFKAITLTAGLATKSITLDQTVKSGSITVAGHRIGDWNGKGWGTITFRQALEYSSNVGFATVALKLGWDNLLHYMQAFGFLNKTGVDLPAEASSIIFPPSSRHQVQLATSGFGQGIAVTPMQQIAAYGAIANGGKLLQPHLAKAIIDPATGKVVKQIQPTVLNPQVAPPDVIKQVSDTLVLDITQGIDDTGKIPGYDVAGKTGTANVADPKTGRYYSDRLIVSFIGYAPASHPRFEVFVTLYWPKTALDNTWGSTIATPAARDLLQECLQYAHVPPDHPDQVKVASVPAPTVHYVQTPNLSGRSRVAAEKALAQAGLKGQFFGNGQTVVHQWPQPGIEVAQGDTVYVNLGGGPGGSSVMPDLTGTSMREAGNILAALGAQLVPKGTGFAVSQSIPPGRPVSPGAQVTVTFQPPADPVSAAAAAAADRAVANGTGRAGRPVPG; translated from the coding sequence TTGCGGCACACCCAAGGTGAACCCCGCCTGCAGCGCGGCAGCCGGCGGCACCGCCGGCGCGTGATCTGGATGCAGGCTCTGTCGGTGCTCGCTGTCGGCGGCGTCGCCGTCCGGATCTTATATGTCCAGGGCGCATTCGGACCGAAGCTCTTGACGCAGGCCGCCGAAGTTCAGCACGCGACGCAGCCGGTCCTGGCCCAGCGAGGGGAGTTGCTCGATCGCAACGGGCACCGTCTGGCGTACGACGTGCCCGCCTATCTATTGGACATCCGAACCGGCGGTTTCTCTGACCTGTCCCAATTGGCCGGGCAGCTATCCCCGATCCTCGGCAAGCCGGCGAATCAAGTGCTCGGGGTCCTGCAGCGCAGTCCCCACTGGGTGCGCTGGCCGGAACCCGTCCTGCAGCCGGCCAAGGATCAGATTCTCCAGGCCATCGGAAAGGCGCATCTGCAGGACGTGACGTTCACGCCGACGCAGGAGCGCTTCTATCCGTACGGGGATTTCGCGTCGAACACGCTCGGCTATGTCAACCGGGACGGCGTCGGTGCCGCGGGCCTTGAGGCCCAGTACAACAGCGTCCTGTCTGGGCACGACGGGGAGATGACCTATGCCAAGGACAATTGGGGATTTCCGTTGCAGACGACGGTGCAGGTGACGAAGTCGCCCGAACCCGGGCAGAACGTCGAACTGACCATCGACGAGACCATCCAGGGATTCGTCGAGAGTAAGATGAACGAACTGGTCGACAAGTACCACCCTGAGCACGCGGCGATTATCATCACCGATCCGAACACGGGTGAAATTCTCGGGATGGCCAGCCGCCCGTCGTACGATCCCAACCATTATGCGACCGCCGACCCGAAGGCGTTATCGGACAACTGGGCGGTCAACGACGCCTTCGAGCCGGGATCGACGTTTAAGGCCATCACGCTGACCGCCGGTCTGGCGACGAAGTCGATCACGCTCGATCAAACGGTGAAATCGGGCTCCATCACGGTGGCCGGACATCGCATCGGCGACTGGAACGGCAAGGGGTGGGGCACCATCACGTTCCGCCAGGCGCTGGAGTATTCGAGCAACGTGGGGTTTGCGACCGTGGCGCTCAAGCTCGGTTGGGATAACCTCCTGCACTACATGCAGGCTTTCGGCTTCCTGAACAAGACCGGGGTGGACCTGCCCGCAGAGGCCAGTTCCATTATCTTCCCGCCATCGTCGCGCCACCAGGTGCAGCTGGCGACCTCCGGCTTCGGTCAGGGCATCGCCGTCACCCCGATGCAGCAGATCGCGGCCTACGGCGCGATCGCCAACGGGGGGAAGCTGTTGCAACCGCATTTGGCAAAGGCCATCATCGATCCCGCCACCGGGAAGGTCGTGAAGCAGATCCAGCCGACCGTCCTCAATCCGCAGGTGGCGCCGCCCGACGTGATCAAACAGGTCAGCGACACGCTCGTCCTCGATATCACGCAGGGCATCGACGACACCGGCAAGATCCCCGGCTACGACGTCGCCGGGAAGACGGGCACCGCCAACGTGGCCGATCCGAAGACGGGCAGGTACTACAGCGACCGTCTGATTGTCTCGTTCATCGGCTACGCGCCGGCGAGCCACCCGCGCTTCGAGGTGTTCGTCACGCTGTACTGGCCGAAGACGGCGCTCGACAACACCTGGGGCAGCACCATCGCCACGCCGGCCGCACGCGATCTGTTGCAGGAGTGCCTCCAGTACGCGCACGTGCCGCCCGATCACCCGGATCAGGTCAAGGTTGCCTCGGTCCCGGCCCCGACGGTGCACTACGTCCAGACGCCGAATCTGTCCGGAAGGTCCCGGGTGGCCGCGGAAAAGGCCTTGGCTCAGGCAGGGCTCAAAGGCCAGTTCTTCGGCAACGGGCAGACGGTCGTCCATCAGTGGCCCCAACCGGGCATCGAGGTCGCTCAGGGGGACACGGTCTACGTCAACCTGGGCGGCGGGCCGGGCGGCAGCAGTGTGATGCCCGATCTGACGGGCACCTCGATGCGGGAGGCGGGCAACATCCTGGCGGCCCTGGGAGCACAGCTGGTGCCGAAGGGAACTGGCTTCGCGGTCAGCCAGTCGATCCCGCCGGGCCGTCCGGTCTCCCCCGGTGCCCAGGTGACGGTCACCTTCCAGCCGCCGGCCGATCCAGTGTCTGCCGCGGCAGCCGCCGCAGCGGACCGTGCCGTGGCCAATGGAACCGGTCGGGCGGGGCGACCGGTACCGGGGTGA
- a CDS encoding septum formation initiator family protein, giving the protein MQAFNRAVAEDVRVHRPSAPASRREAQRGAAVQTRRWTRWERISTLACIALSAGVVWFVASTGAAIQQMSNQIDRLQTQIQRASAENATLAAQVDTLSKPDRILSKAEKLGARYASPVQIVPGTAGH; this is encoded by the coding sequence ATGCAGGCATTTAACCGAGCCGTGGCCGAGGACGTACGGGTGCACAGACCCTCGGCCCCCGCTTCGCGCCGTGAGGCGCAGCGGGGGGCGGCTGTCCAGACGCGGCGGTGGACGCGTTGGGAGCGTATCTCCACTCTGGCGTGCATCGCACTGTCGGCCGGGGTGGTTTGGTTCGTGGCCAGCACCGGAGCGGCCATCCAGCAGATGAGCAACCAAATTGATCGGCTGCAGACCCAGATCCAACGGGCGTCGGCGGAGAACGCCACCCTGGCCGCGCAGGTGGACACCTTGAGCAAGCCGGATCGCATCCTGTCCAAGGCGGAGAAACTGGGTGCGCGCTATGCCAGCCCTGTGCAGATTGTCCCCGGCACGGCCGGTCACTGA